The nucleotide window TTATTAGCTTTTAAATGTTAAATTTGTGTGAACTTTAAACATTTGGTCATATAGAGTTCATTTTTTTTTAATTTTGACATATTAATAAATCGAAATGAATCGTAAAAAAATCCTTTTAATTGATGATGAACAGGACATCTTGGAAATCATCTCTTATAATTTGGAAAAAGAAGGCTATCAGGTTTTCACTGCTGGTAACGGAAATGAAGGAATCGCAAAAGCAAAAGAGATTTTGCCGGATCTCATTCTACTAGACGTTATGATGCCCGAAAAAGACGGCATCGAGACCTGCCAGGATCTTAGAAAGGTCAAAGAACTTCAAAAAACATTGATTGTATTCTTGTCTGCAAGAAGCGAGGAATTTTCTCAACTAGCTGGCTATCAAGCCGGAGCAAATGATTACATTGTCAAATTGATCAAACCAAAAGTTCTGATCTCCAAAGTAGCTGCTTTATTACAGCTAGGCGCCAACTCTCAGGAGAACTCCAACTACATCGAAATCGGCGACCTCATCATCGACAAAGACAACTTCAAAGTTTCCAAAGCGAAAGAAGAGTTTTTGCTCCCTAAAAAGGAATTTGACCTGCTTTACCTTTTAGCTTCCAACACAGAAAAGGTATTCAAAAGAGAAGAGATCTTGGAACGCGTTTGGGGCAACGATGTGATTGTAGGAGAAAGAACAATCGATGTACACATCCGTAGATTGAGAGAGAAACTTGGGATCAACACGATCCAGACACTCAAAGGAATTGGTTATAAATTAGTAGTATAAGGTTTTCTGAAAAGAAAATCTTTTTTTTGAAATGAGATTTAGAAATTCGGTGAAGATCAATTGGATATCGGTTGCAGCATCATTTTTATTGGTGGCTGTGGTTGGCGTCGTTGTCTTGCTCTTTGAGTTTTATACGGACGACATCTACTACAAAACTCGGGATTTCAATTATTTCCTCATTTTTACCCTTTGGTTTTTGTTTGTCATCAATTATTTTGTTCTGGAGTTTCTGTTTAGCTTTTACAGTAGAAATCAAATCAGAAGAATCACGAATATCCTTCCGGAAGACATCATCCACGATTACGACACGGACCTTGGCTTCAAAGAACTCGGCGAAAAGATGCACGAGATGAATCAGCGAAATGCCGAGATGGACCTGATGAAAGAAATGGAAGATTACCGAAAAGAATATATCGGAAACGTTTCTCACGAGCTGAAAACGCCATTATTCTCCATTCAAGGTTACATCGAAACATTGCGTGATGGCGGTGTGGAAGATTTGAACGTGCGCGACAAATATTTGGAACGAATTGACAAGTCCGTAGAAAGACTTCTCAACATCGTGAAAGACCTGGATATGATCAACCGTTTTGAGGCAGGACAAATTGAACTGAAGTTCTCGACTTTTGATATCAACCATTTGATCCAGGAGGTTTTTGATCTTTTGGAAATGGAAGCGGAAAGACAATCTATGACGATGCAGTTGCAGACCACGCAATCTCAGCTATTTGTTTTTGCGGATAAACAGAGAATCTCGCAGGTTTTGATCAACCTGATCTCCAATGCCGTGAAATATGCGAATCGCGAAGAGGCGCAGATCATCGTTTCTACAAGAGAAGGAATGAAAAGCATCCACATCTCTGTGGAAGACA belongs to Chryseobacterium sp. KACC 21268 and includes:
- a CDS encoding ATP-binding protein; this encodes MKINWISVAASFLLVAVVGVVVLLFEFYTDDIYYKTRDFNYFLIFTLWFLFVINYFVLEFLFSFYSRNQIRRITNILPEDIIHDYDTDLGFKELGEKMHEMNQRNAEMDLMKEMEDYRKEYIGNVSHELKTPLFSIQGYIETLRDGGVEDLNVRDKYLERIDKSVERLLNIVKDLDMINRFEAGQIELKFSTFDINHLIQEVFDLLEMEAERQSMTMQLQTTQSQLFVFADKQRISQVLINLISNAVKYANREEAQIIVSTREGMKSIHISVEDNGMGIKPENLPRIFERFYRVESSRNRKEGGSGLGLAIVKHIMEAHKQMISVESVYLSGTKFKFKLAKSSIEKMKKMKANFIE
- a CDS encoding response regulator transcription factor produces the protein MNRKKILLIDDEQDILEIISYNLEKEGYQVFTAGNGNEGIAKAKEILPDLILLDVMMPEKDGIETCQDLRKVKELQKTLIVFLSARSEEFSQLAGYQAGANDYIVKLIKPKVLISKVAALLQLGANSQENSNYIEIGDLIIDKDNFKVSKAKEEFLLPKKEFDLLYLLASNTEKVFKREEILERVWGNDVIVGERTIDVHIRRLREKLGINTIQTLKGIGYKLVV